Proteins encoded within one genomic window of Streptomyces taklimakanensis:
- a CDS encoding phage holin family protein — protein sequence MAYTTQRPTDEGTARRVDGDERSIGELLSAVTADAQKLLRQEIELAKAEVREEATKAGKAAGMYGGAGFAGYMTALFASLAAVFGLANVMDWGWAALIITALWAVAALVLYSMGRSRMRQVHPKPERTVQTLKEDAEWARHPTS from the coding sequence ATGGCGTACACCACCCAGCGGCCGACCGACGAGGGGACGGCCCGGCGCGTCGACGGTGACGAGAGGTCGATCGGCGAGCTGCTCTCCGCGGTGACGGCGGACGCCCAGAAGCTCCTCAGGCAGGAGATCGAACTGGCCAAGGCCGAGGTCCGCGAGGAGGCGACCAAGGCCGGCAAGGCCGCCGGCATGTACGGCGGCGCCGGCTTCGCCGGCTACATGACGGCCCTGTTCGCCTCCCTGGCCGCGGTCTTCGGACTGGCCAACGTCATGGACTGGGGCTGGGCGGCGCTCATCATCACCGCCCTGTGGGCGGTGGCGGCCCTCGTCCTGTACTCGATGGGCCGCTCCCGGATGCGGCAGGTCCACCCCAAGCCGGAACGCACCGTCCAGACTCTCAAGGAGGATGCCGAATGGGCGCGTCACCCGACGAGCTGA
- a CDS encoding YihY/virulence factor BrkB family protein, with amino-acid sequence MAKHRFEERGERTVDSGRSPDEPSDLPKRSWKGVLKRTVAEFKDDNLTDWAAALTYYAVLSIFPALLALVSVLGVIGSSAIQPLVDNVGSLAPGAARDILQSMLTQLQNNQGGAGIALIIGVALAVWSASGYVAAFMRASNAVYDIGEGRPIWKKLPVRVGVTLALLVMLALSSIAVVFTGGLAQRAGDLIGLGETFLTVWSIAKWPALVLLVSLMIALLYWAAPNVRHGGFRWISPGSLLAVLLWIVASLGFALYVANFGNYNKTYGSLAGVIIFLIWLWISNIVILLGLELDAEMQRGRAMRAGHPEDEEPYVEPRDTRKLPPEETPGTDGGAGSDGRGEERRPD; translated from the coding sequence ATGGCCAAGCACAGGTTCGAAGAGCGGGGGGAGCGGACGGTGGACTCGGGACGCTCCCCCGATGAACCGTCCGACCTGCCGAAGAGGTCCTGGAAAGGGGTCCTCAAACGCACGGTCGCCGAGTTCAAGGACGACAACCTCACCGACTGGGCGGCCGCGCTGACCTACTACGCGGTCCTGTCGATCTTCCCCGCGTTGCTGGCGCTGGTGTCGGTCCTGGGCGTGATCGGCAGCTCCGCCATCCAACCCCTGGTCGACAACGTCGGAAGCCTGGCGCCCGGCGCCGCGCGGGACATCCTCCAGAGCATGCTGACCCAGCTCCAGAACAACCAGGGCGGCGCGGGAATCGCGCTGATCATCGGTGTCGCCCTGGCGGTGTGGTCGGCCTCCGGGTACGTCGCGGCCTTCATGCGCGCCTCCAACGCCGTCTACGACATCGGTGAGGGGCGCCCGATCTGGAAGAAGCTGCCCGTGCGGGTGGGCGTCACGCTCGCCCTGCTGGTGATGCTGGCGCTGAGTTCGATCGCGGTCGTCTTCACCGGCGGCCTGGCGCAGCGGGCCGGCGATCTCATCGGCCTGGGCGAGACCTTCCTGACCGTGTGGAGCATCGCGAAGTGGCCGGCCCTGGTCCTCCTGGTCAGCCTGATGATCGCGTTGCTGTACTGGGCCGCGCCCAACGTTCGGCACGGCGGCTTCCGCTGGATCAGCCCCGGCAGCCTGCTCGCCGTCCTGCTGTGGATCGTCGCCTCGCTCGGCTTCGCCCTCTACGTCGCCAACTTCGGCAACTACAACAAGACGTACGGCAGCCTGGCCGGTGTGATCATCTTCCTGATCTGGCTGTGGATCTCCAACATCGTGATCCTGCTGGGTCTGGAGCTCGACGCCGAGATGCAGCGCGGACGGGCCATGCGGGCCGGTCATCCGGAGGACGAGGAGCCCTACGTCGAACCGCGTGACACCCGCAAGCTCCCGCCGGAGGAGACGCCCGGCACGGACGGCGGGGCGGGGTCGGACGGCCGCGGAGAGGAGCGCCGACCCGACTGA
- a CDS encoding DUF3618 domain-containing protein, whose translation MGASPDELRARIDTTRQELSDDVGRLADHANPRHAVHRRKERMRSRMTVVRERVMGTTSDGGRHTARSVRDTAGQTADKAREGAEQAGEAVKSAPHHAARRTQGNPLAAGVVAFGAGLLAASMARSSHAEEEAVERLAEKAGPVKEAAAESAGRLKEEATHSAQEAGRHVKETATEAARATTEEARGQAGQVKEQTQQSGRSVAEGARGQNPGSAH comes from the coding sequence ATGGGCGCGTCACCCGACGAGCTGAGGGCTCGGATCGACACCACGCGGCAGGAGCTGTCCGACGACGTCGGCAGGCTCGCCGACCACGCCAACCCCCGCCACGCGGTGCACCGCCGCAAGGAGCGGATGCGCAGCAGGATGACCGTAGTTCGGGAGCGAGTCATGGGAACCACCTCGGACGGTGGGCGACACACGGCCCGGTCGGTGCGCGACACCGCGGGACAGACCGCCGACAAGGCACGCGAGGGCGCCGAACAGGCGGGTGAGGCGGTGAAGTCCGCCCCCCACCACGCGGCGCGACGCACCCAGGGCAACCCGCTGGCCGCCGGAGTCGTGGCCTTCGGCGCCGGGCTGCTGGCCGCCTCCATGGCGCGCAGCTCGCACGCCGAGGAGGAGGCCGTGGAGCGGCTCGCGGAGAAGGCCGGCCCCGTCAAGGAGGCGGCCGCCGAATCGGCCGGGCGTCTGAAGGAGGAGGCGACGCACTCGGCGCAGGAGGCGGGCCGACACGTCAAGGAGACCGCCACCGAGGCCGCCCGCGCCACCACCGAAGAGGCGCGCGGTCAGGCGGGGCAGGTGAAGGAACAGACACAGCAGTCCGGCCGGAGCGTGGCCGAAGGGGCCCGCGGCCAAAACCCCGGATCGGCGCACTGA